A window of Candidatus Schekmanbacteria bacterium RIFCSPLOWO2_02_FULL_38_14 genomic DNA:
ATTTTTAATCAATTGGAAGGAGTGCTGTATGCTTTATCAGAATCTTAATGAACTGAGCGGTTCAATTAAAGGTGTTTTGGCTTTAGAGGGTGAAAAAATAAAAGTTACAGACAGCGATAAATTTACCAGAGAGGTTATTGACCAGCTTGTTTACAGTGCAGTGTTTGGAAATGCAGAGATAAAGGAAGTTTGCAGATGGATTATATGGGAGGCTTCTCCGGTTCTGGGAATTTATCCCTCATCTATTCAGGGCATATATGAGGCAAGGGCAAAGGGTGAATATAAAGGGATGACTGTACCTGCAATCAACATAAGAGGTCTTACTTATGATGTTGCAAGAACAATATTCAAGGCTGCGATGAAGAATAACGCAAAAGCATTTATTTTTGAAATTGCAAAATCAGAAATTGACTATACTGAGCAAAGGCCTGAGGAATATACTACAGCAGTTCTGGCAGCAGCAATCAGGGAAGGGTTCAGGGGTCCTGTCTTTATTCAGGGAGACCATTTTCAGGCGAGCGCATCAAAATTTCAAAAAGACCCCTCTGCAGAGGTTAAAAAATTAAAAGACCTTATCAGAGAAGCGGTTGAAGCAGGTTTTTATAATATTGATATTGATGCATCAACCCTCGTGGATTTAAGCAAGAGTTCTGTCAGAGAACAGCAGAGATTAAACTATGAAATTACAGCAGAGCTTTGCTCATATATCCGTTCCATTGAACCCGGGGAAATAACAGTTTCTGTTGGTGGTGAGATAGGAGAAGTTGGAGGGAAAAACAGTACAGTAGCGGAACTCAGGGAGTTTTTTAAGGGATTCAGAGGGGAGCTTGATTTAAAATACAAAAAAAACCTTAATGGGTTAAGCAAGATTAGCGTACAGACCGGGACAACCCACGGAGGAGTCCCTCTCCCTGACGGAAGGATTGCTGATGTTAAGCTTGACTTCAATGTATTGAAAGAACTCTCAAAAGCAGGAAGAGAAGAGTTCGGAGTAGGAGGAACAGTGCAGCATGGCGCTTCAACGCTCCCTCAAGAGGCATTTGACAGGTTCCCTCAGTGTGATACCCTTGAGGTCCATTTTGCAACCGCATTCCAGAATATTATATATGACAGTTCCTGGTTTCCAAAAGATTTGAAGGATGAGATTTATAGCTATATTAATAAAGAACTGATTGGTGAAAAAAAGGAAAAAGATACACCGGAACAGTTTATCTATAAAACGAGGAAGAAGGGATTCGGTCCTTTTAAGAAGAAAATGTGGGATATTTCAGAGAGCACAAGAGAAAAGATATCTGCAGAGCTTGAAAAACAATTCAATATTATTTTTAATAAGCTGAATGCAACAAATACAGAGAAACTGGTTGCTGATAAGATTATGGTTAAACCTGTCAGGAAAAAGGCTCCTGAAGGAATTAAAAAGTTATGAGGTTGATCGAGAATGTAATTCAAATGGTAAAAATCCCCCCTACCCCCCTTTGATAAAGGGGGGACTGGGGGAAATTTAGCTGAGATAAATTAAAAACTGCTTACTGATTAAGCACTGAATGATTCTTATTGCCTACATAAACAGCATTCCTGAAAGATATAAAAAATATCTTATATGATAATACTTCAATAAAACAAATGGTTAAGCGCCTTGTGTCAGGATATTATTTTTGGCATGTGTTTTGCTAAACTTTATAAATAAAACAATTATTTCAACTTATTAACAAACATTAGCTCAATTGAATTAACTTGACATTATTAATGGAGATTTATAATTACTTAAAGGCTTTGAAAATGCATAGCAAGTGCATTCTCCGCAGCTTGCTGCTGGAAGTTTCAGAACCAAGAAAAAGGGTTAGAAAATGGGAGAGAATGTTATATTCTGGGGATGCCAGATTCCTGCGCGTTTCCCTTTTGTAGAAAAGTCAATAAGGACTATCTTCAAGGAATTGGACTACCCGTTAAAAGACCTTGATGGATTTACATGTTGCCCTGAAAAGGCGCTTATAAATAATATGAGCGAGGAAACATGGTACCTGACAGCAGCAAGAAATCTTTCAGTTGCAGAGGCATCAGGGAAAGATGTGACATTAATACAGCCCTGTAACGGATGTTACAGTACTCTTAAGTCTGTAAACTCAGAGCTTAAGTTTGACCTCAAACTGAAAGAAAAAATCAACAAGGGATTGAATGCGGTAGGGGCAAAGTATGATGGGGAAGGAATTGATGTAAAACATTTGATTGAGGTGCTCCATGATGTAATAGGCACACATAAAATTCAGTCAAGGGTTAAAACCCCTCTGACCGGGTTGAAAATTGCAGTGCATCCGGGATGCCATATGACCAGACCAAGCAATGCAATACATTTTGATGACCCTTTCTTTCCTAAAAAATTTGATGCAATTGTAACAGCACTTGGTGCGCAAAGTGCTGCATATGAAACCAGAATGCTTTGCTGCGGGGGAGAACTTGGAAATATTGGAGATATAAAGGAAGGGGAATTTTTAACCAGACAGAAGCTTCTTGATCTGAAGAAAAGAGAGATAGACGCAATCACTGTTGCATGCCCTGCGTGTTTTAAACAGTTTGACGGACAGCAGTTTATGATGCAGAGAGAAGGAGAGGATTTTAATATTCCTGTCTTTTTTGTTTCAGAGCTTGTTGGAATTGCTTTTGATATATCTGCAGCAGAGCTTGGCATTGATTCCCACAGGATTAAGACAGAAGGCTTTTTCAAAAAACTTGATGAATCCAAAAAGAAAATCCAGAAGGTCAAGGAGCATTTTGACGCTGATGCTTTAAAGGCATGCTATGAGTGCGGAGCCTGTATTGATGATTGCCCTGCTGCAAGGTCTATTGAAGGGTATGACCCAAAGGAGCTTTTTGAAAAGGTTTTAAAAGGTGATGTTGATGAGCTCTTGAATGACCCAAAGATATGGCAATGCCTTGAATGCCATACCTGTTCCGAGCTTTGTCCTCAGATGTATGGGATGGAAACAGTATTCACAACACTTAAAAAACTTGCTAACAGCCGCGGCACAAAGCCGGGAGCTGTTGAGAAGGGGCAGGAGATGTTCAGAAAAACAAGCAAAGTTGGAGAGCCGTCGCTTGCTCAGAGAAAAAAACTGAAATTGCCAGAAACACCTGCAAGCGGGAAGGATGAACTCAAAAAACTTCTTGAGAGCGAACTGGTAAAAGAACTTTTCAAGAAGAAGGAATAAAAAAAGTGAACCACAGGTACCAGAAAAATATTTCAGGATGCGGATTAACAGGAGTGATAAGCCGTAAGGGTGAATTGATTCCCGGTGATATGATTATCAATTCAATCTGCCCTATGAGAGACAGGGGGAACGGGCTTGGCGCAGGATTTGCAGGCTATGGAATCTATCCTGAATACAAGGACTATTATGCCTTTCACCTGATGTATGATGACGAGGACGGAAGAAGGGAGGCAGAGATTTTTCTTCACGAAAACTATAACATAGTAAAGGAAGAGGAGATACCACATAAAAAGATTAAAAGCATGGCATCCCATCCAATTCTTTACCGTTATTTTATTAAGCCCAAAAAAGAGAATCCTGATAAAGTCCTTGCAGGACTTGAGGATGATGATTTTGTTGTACGGACAGTTATGAAAATAAATTCTGAAATTCAGGGCGCATATGTTT
This region includes:
- a CDS encoding aldolase; this encodes MLYQNLNELSGSIKGVLALEGEKIKVTDSDKFTREVIDQLVYSAVFGNAEIKEVCRWIIWEASPVLGIYPSSIQGIYEARAKGEYKGMTVPAINIRGLTYDVARTIFKAAMKNNAKAFIFEIAKSEIDYTEQRPEEYTTAVLAAAIREGFRGPVFIQGDHFQASASKFQKDPSAEVKKLKDLIREAVEAGFYNIDIDASTLVDLSKSSVREQQRLNYEITAELCSYIRSIEPGEITVSVGGEIGEVGGKNSTVAELREFFKGFRGELDLKYKKNLNGLSKISVQTGTTHGGVPLPDGRIADVKLDFNVLKELSKAGREEFGVGGTVQHGASTLPQEAFDRFPQCDTLEVHFATAFQNIIYDSSWFPKDLKDEIYSYINKELIGEKKEKDTPEQFIYKTRKKGFGPFKKKMWDISESTREKISAELEKQFNIIFNKLNATNTEKLVADKIMVKPVRKKAPEGIKKL